One window of Populus nigra chromosome 5, ddPopNigr1.1, whole genome shotgun sequence genomic DNA carries:
- the LOC133695100 gene encoding aldehyde dehydrogenase family 3 member H1-like: MATKEEENTVFDVEAANVLTKELRDVFASGKTRSYEWRITQLKSIVKMCDEHEEDIVDALRQDLSKPQLESIVYELTMVKNSCTLAIKELKHWMMPEKAKTSLTTFPSSAEIVSEPLGAVLIISAWNYPFLLSMDPLIGAIAAGNAMVLKPSEVAPATSSLLAKLLPEYLDCSSIKVVEGAVSETSALLEQKWDKIFYTGNGRVGRIVMAAAAKHLTPVVLELGGKSPVVVDSGIDIQIATRRIIVGKWGCNNGQACISPDYIITTKDCAEKLVDSLKKELEAFYGKNPLESKDLSRIVNSNHFSRLTKLLDEDKVSGKIVYGGERDEANLRIAPTILLGVPQNSLIMKEEIFGPLLPILTVSKIEDSFDIIKSGTKPLAAYLFTNDKKLKEQFLMSVSAGGVVINDTTLHLAVHSVPFGGVGESGMGSYHGKFSFDAFTHKKAVVYRSFVGDASVRYPPYTLGKLRLMKALITGNVWTILRTLLGMS, translated from the exons ATGGCGACGAAGGAGGAGGAGAACACGGTGTTTGATGTGGAGGCAGCGAATGTGTTAACCAAGGAGCTGAGAGACGTTTTTGCTTCTGGTAAAACAAGGAGTTACGAGTGGAGAATAACTCAGTTGAAGAGTATTGTTAAGATGTGCGATGAACACGAGGAAGACATTGTTGATGCTCTCCGTCAAGATCTCTCCAAGCCTCAACTTGAATCCATCGTTTATGAG TTAACTATGGTAAAAAACTCGTGTACATTGGCTATTAAGGAACTGAAACATTGGATGATGCCAGAAAAG GCCAAAACTTCTTTGACAACTTTTCCTTCATCAGCTGAAATAGTGTCAGAACCACTGGGTGCTGTGTTGATTATTTCAGCATGGAATTACCCTTTCT TGTTGTCTATGGATCCGCTCATTGGAGCTATTGCAGCCGGTAATGCTATGGTTTTAAAACCATCAGAAGTTGCACCAGCTACATCCTCACTGCTTGCAAAGCTACTTCCAGAGTATTTGGATTGCTCGTCGATAAAGGTTGTTGAGGGGGCTGTTTCTGAAACTTCTGCACTACTGGAGCAAAAGTGggacaaaatattttatacag GCAATGGAAGAGTAGGACGAATTGTGATGGCTGCTGCAGCAAAACACCTGACACCGGTTGTTTTGGAGCTTGGAGGAAAATCTCCAGTTGTTGTTGATTCAGGTATCGATATACAG ATTGCAACTAGGCGGATAATTGTAGGCAAGTGGGGGTGTAATAATGGACAAGCATGCATCTCTCCGGATTACATAATAACAACGAAAGATTGTGCTGAGAAGCTG GTGGACTCTCTGAAAAAAGAACTGGAGGCATTTTATGGAAAGAACCCATTGGAATCAAAAGATTTATCTCGAATTGTGAATTCCAACCATTTTTCTCGTTTGACAAAGCTACTGGATGAGGATAAGGTTTCTGGGAAGATTGTTTATGGAGGTGAAAGAGATGAAGCCAACCT GAGAATTGCTCCCACCATATTATTGGGCGTCCCACAAAACTCTCTAATAATGAAAGAAGAGATATTTGGTCCATTGCTTCCCATTCTCACT GTCAGCAAAATCGAGGATAgctttgatataataaaatcagGAACAAAGCCGCTTGCAGCTTATTTATTTACCAATGACAAGAAGCTGAAGGAGCAGTTTTTGATGTCTGTTTCTGCAGGGGGTGTGGTCATTAATGACACTACTTTGCAT CTTGCAGTTCATAGTGTACCATTTGGGGGCGTGGGCGAGAGCGGAATGGGTTCATACCATGGCAAATTTTCCTTCGATGCTTTTACCCACAAGAAGGCAGTCGTGTATCGAAGTTTTGTAGGTGATGCATCTGTGAGATATCCACCGTACACACTGGGAAAGCTAAGATTGATGAAGGCTCTAATCACTGGTAATGTATGGACAATACTTCGCACCCTGCTTGGAATGTCTTAA